Proteins found in one Seonamhaeicola sp. S2-3 genomic segment:
- a CDS encoding SCO family protein — translation MLSFFKEYKKFAIVFAVISAIIIAVIYNTLNVYKPLPIYQPAMVSTELVDSTIQYKKKYHKIADFSLINQNGKIITQKDYENKIYVADFFFTTCQTICPIMTKNMADIQKEIINDDDVMLLSHSVTPEIDTVAQLKRYAIKKGVIDSKWNLVTGDKKQIYKLARKSYLAVKDQGDGGPFDMVHTENFMLIDKKRQIRGFYDGTNKEDIKRLLKDIAILKEEYK, via the coding sequence ATGCTTTCATTTTTTAAAGAATACAAAAAATTTGCTATTGTATTTGCTGTAATTTCGGCAATTATTATTGCTGTAATTTATAACACACTAAATGTTTATAAACCACTTCCTATCTATCAACCCGCTATGGTAAGTACAGAATTGGTTGATAGCACTATTCAATACAAAAAGAAGTACCATAAAATAGCCGATTTTTCGCTTATTAACCAAAACGGAAAAATAATTACGCAAAAAGACTACGAAAACAAAATCTACGTAGCCGATTTCTTTTTTACTACCTGCCAAACCATTTGTCCTATCATGACAAAAAACATGGCAGATATTCAAAAAGAAATAATAAATGATGATGATGTAATGCTTTTATCTCATTCTGTAACTCCAGAAATTGACACGGTGGCTCAACTAAAACGTTATGCCATAAAAAAAGGGGTTATTGATTCTAAATGGAATTTAGTTACAGGTGATAAAAAACAAATATATAAGTTAGCAAGAAAAAGTTATTTAGCAGTTAAAGACCAAGGCGATGGCGGACCATTTGATATGGTGCATACCGAAAACTTTATGCTTATTGACAAAAAACGACAAATAAGAGGGTTTTACGATGGCACTAATAAAGAAGACATTAAACGTTTACTTAAAGATATTGCTATTTTAAAAGAAGAGTATAAATAA
- the rseP gene encoding RIP metalloprotease RseP: MEFVIKISQFLLSLSLLIVLHELGHFIPAKAFKTRVEKFYLFFDVKFSLFKKKIGETVYGIGWLPLGGYVKIAGMIDESMDTEQMAKPAQPWEFRSKPAWQRLIIMLGGVTVNFVLALIIYIFASFFYGDTDISASSIKDGYYIENPLLTDLGFKTGDKIIAVGDYKVENYSDIKTKFIGAKSITFLRDGIEKTIELPEDFLGQLSTSKDRSLFEIRMPFIFGKVTDSSLNKGVDLKEGDIIQGINGKKIKYFDQFKSALDSLKGQTVTVDVLRGDENIKRTLKVDQYGKFGIIPTGSYNKFEELGYLSITRKEYSFGESFGVGYNKFIRQITSYWDQLGLIFSPSTGAYKGVGGFKAIFDIFPNTWSWEAFWGITAFLSIMLGVLNLLPIPALDGGHVMFLLYEMVSGRKPGDKFMEYAQMVGFFILIALVLFANGNDIYKAIFG; the protein is encoded by the coding sequence ATGGAGTTTGTTATAAAAATATCTCAATTTTTATTGAGTTTATCACTACTAATTGTTTTACATGAGTTAGGGCATTTTATACCTGCCAAAGCTTTTAAAACCAGAGTAGAAAAGTTTTATTTATTTTTTGATGTTAAATTTTCACTATTTAAAAAGAAAATAGGTGAAACTGTTTATGGTATAGGTTGGTTGCCTTTAGGAGGCTATGTAAAAATAGCTGGTATGATAGATGAAAGTATGGACACCGAGCAAATGGCTAAACCTGCACAACCATGGGAGTTTCGTTCTAAACCTGCATGGCAACGTTTAATTATTATGTTAGGCGGAGTTACTGTTAATTTTGTGTTGGCTTTAATTATTTACATTTTTGCTTCATTCTTTTATGGAGATACTGATATTTCTGCATCAAGTATAAAAGATGGTTATTATATAGAAAACCCGTTGCTTACAGATTTAGGTTTTAAAACAGGAGATAAAATTATAGCAGTTGGAGATTATAAAGTAGAAAATTATTCTGATATAAAGACAAAGTTTATTGGAGCTAAGTCAATTACATTTTTAAGAGATGGTATAGAGAAAACCATTGAATTGCCAGAAGATTTTTTAGGTCAGTTATCAACAAGTAAAGATAGGAGCCTTTTTGAAATAAGAATGCCTTTTATTTTTGGTAAGGTTACAGACTCATCATTAAACAAAGGGGTTGATTTAAAAGAAGGTGATATTATTCAAGGAATTAACGGAAAAAAGATTAAATATTTTGATCAGTTTAAATCTGCTTTAGATTCACTAAAAGGACAAACTGTTACGGTTGATGTTTTAAGAGGCGATGAAAATATTAAGAGAACCTTAAAAGTTGATCAATATGGTAAGTTTGGAATCATTCCTACGGGATCATATAACAAATTTGAAGAACTGGGTTATTTATCAATAACTAGAAAAGAGTATTCTTTTGGAGAAAGCTTTGGTGTAGGGTATAATAAGTTTATACGTCAAATTACCTCATATTGGGATCAATTGGGCTTAATTTTTAGTCCAAGTACAGGAGCTTACAAAGGTGTGGGCGGATTTAAAGCTATTTTTGATATTTTTCCAAATACATGGAGTTGGGAAGCCTTTTGGGGAATTACAGCTTTTTTATCTATTATGCTAGGAGTTTTAAATTTATTGCCAATACCAGCGTTAGATGGTGGCCATGTTATGTTTTTACTATATGAAATGGTGTCTGGTAGAAAGCCAGGAGACAAGTTTATGGAGTATGCACAAATGGTTGGTTTCTTTATTTTAATAGCTTTAGTATTATTTGCAAACGGTAATGATATTTATAAAGCAATTTTTGGATAA